The Osmia bicornis bicornis chromosome 12, iOsmBic2.1, whole genome shotgun sequence genome includes a region encoding these proteins:
- the LOC114877583 gene encoding histone-lysine N-methyltransferase SMYD3 isoform X2, with the protein MSNNNNPIKKGTTILTSKPFAYVLSSKHRTNRCDYCFKSGKLFRCSACQYVYYCNQSCQQGSWPVHSTECANLKRVSPKIVPDMARLMARIIIKLNQGGSDEIEYYSKTKFRKFKDLMSHYSDIKKDEKKMEHFMFLCGVLFGFLGDGPILNSAELMGIYGRICINSFNIFDLDMNSIGVGIYLAPSIVDHSCIPNAVATFEGTTISIRTIKDLPCLDWSQIRISYIDVLKTTKERRTELQSSYYFWCNCKKCEEPEPMVEAAKCPNKLCKTPCFLDIDSCSECNTKLSEKFKETFNEVSSFTAHHLQNMKNMAYLDVSKMCLEKQEDVLYSLNLQHVQTLQTAFDSSISLEHWEEAEYYAKKLITGYLVYYGEIHPLTGLLYLMIGKIQLYLEKPKQAFEALKKANGILAITHGEQHTLIRENLKPLLYQATIEGLK; encoded by the exons atgagTAATAATAACAATCCCATAAAGAAAGGAACTACTATTCTTACTTCTAAACCATTTGCTTATGTTCTCAGTTCAAAACATAGAACTAACCGATGCGATTATTGCTTTAAAAG tggAAAACTCTTCAGATGTTCTGCTTGCCAATATGTTTATTATTGTAACCAGTCTTGTCAACAAGGCTCTTGGCCTGTTCATAGCACAGAATGTGCAAATTTAAAAAGAGTTTCACCAAAAATTGTGCCAGATATGGCACGACTAATGGCACGTATAATTATAAAGCTAAATCAAGGTGGAAGTGATGAAATAGAATATTACAGTAAAactaaatttagaaaatttaaggATTTAATGTCCC ATTATTCTGATATAAAgaaagatgaaaagaaaatggaacatTTCATGTTTCTCTGTGGTGTTTTGTTTGGATTTCTTGGAGATGGACCTATTCTAAATTCTGCAGAATTAATGGGTATTTATGGCAGAATTTGtattaattcttttaatatatttgatTTGGATATGAATAGTATTGGTGTTGGAATTTATCTGGCACCTTCTATTGTGGACCATAGTTGTATACCTAATGCTGTAGCTACCTTTGAGGGAACTACTATAAGTATTAGAACCATAAAAGATCTTCCTTGTTTAGATTGGTCTCAG ATAAGGATATCATATATTGATGTACTTAAAACAACAAAAGAGAGGCGTACTGAACTACAAAGTTCATATTATTTTTGGTGTAACTGTAAAAAATGTGAAGAACCAGAACCAATGGTAGAAGCAGCTAAATGTCCAAATAAATTGTGTAAAACTCCTTGCTTTCTTGACATAGATAGCTGTTCAGAATGTAACAcaaaattatcagaaaaatttaaagaaacttTTAATGAAGTATCTAGTTTTACAGCACACCATTTACAGAACATGAAAAATATGGCTT ATTTAGATGTAAGTAAGATGTGCCTCGAAAAACAAGAAGACGTTTTATATTCTCTAAACTTACAACATGTACAAACTTTACAAACTGCTTTTGATTCTTCTATAAGTTTGGAACATTGGGAAGAAGCTGAGTACTATGCTAAGAAACTAATTACTGGTTACTT agTGTACTATGGAGAGATTCATCCATTGACTGGATTATTATACCTTATGATAGGAAAGATTCAGTTATATTTAGAAAAGCCAAAACAAGCTTTTGAAGCATTAAAGAAAGCAAATGGAATATTGGCTATTACACATGGAGAACAGCATACGTTAAttcgggaaaatttgaaaccTCTTCTTTATCAGGCTACTATAGAAGGACttaaataa
- the LOC114877583 gene encoding histone-lysine N-methyltransferase SMYD3 isoform X1, with protein sequence MGIQNRHKGLFVSKGTTILTAKPFAYVLRSLYHNERCDHCLQSGKLFRCSACQYVYYCNQSCQQGSWPVHSTECANLKRVSPKIVPDMARLMARIIIKLNQGGSDEIEYYSKTKFRKFKDLMSHYSDIKKDEKKMEHFMFLCGVLFGFLGDGPILNSAELMGIYGRICINSFNIFDLDMNSIGVGIYLAPSIVDHSCIPNAVATFEGTTISIRTIKDLPCLDWSQIRISYIDVLKTTKERRTELQSSYYFWCNCKKCEEPEPMVEAAKCPNKLCKTPCFLDIDSCSECNTKLSEKFKETFNEVSSFTAHHLQNMKNMAYLDVSKMCLEKQEDVLYSLNLQHVQTLQTAFDSSISLEHWEEAEYYAKKLITGYLVYYGEIHPLTGLLYLMIGKIQLYLEKPKQAFEALKKANGILAITHGEQHTLIRENLKPLLYQATIEGLK encoded by the exons ATGGGAATACAAAACAGACACAAGGGGTTATTCGTTAGTAAAGGAACAACCATTTTAACTGCAAAACCCTTTGCTTATGTTTTACGGTCCTTATATCATAACGAACGATGTGACCATTGTTTACAAAG tggAAAACTCTTCAGATGTTCTGCTTGCCAATATGTTTATTATTGTAACCAGTCTTGTCAACAAGGCTCTTGGCCTGTTCATAGCACAGAATGTGCAAATTTAAAAAGAGTTTCACCAAAAATTGTGCCAGATATGGCACGACTAATGGCACGTATAATTATAAAGCTAAATCAAGGTGGAAGTGATGAAATAGAATATTACAGTAAAactaaatttagaaaatttaaggATTTAATGTCCC ATTATTCTGATATAAAgaaagatgaaaagaaaatggaacatTTCATGTTTCTCTGTGGTGTTTTGTTTGGATTTCTTGGAGATGGACCTATTCTAAATTCTGCAGAATTAATGGGTATTTATGGCAGAATTTGtattaattcttttaatatatttgatTTGGATATGAATAGTATTGGTGTTGGAATTTATCTGGCACCTTCTATTGTGGACCATAGTTGTATACCTAATGCTGTAGCTACCTTTGAGGGAACTACTATAAGTATTAGAACCATAAAAGATCTTCCTTGTTTAGATTGGTCTCAG ATAAGGATATCATATATTGATGTACTTAAAACAACAAAAGAGAGGCGTACTGAACTACAAAGTTCATATTATTTTTGGTGTAACTGTAAAAAATGTGAAGAACCAGAACCAATGGTAGAAGCAGCTAAATGTCCAAATAAATTGTGTAAAACTCCTTGCTTTCTTGACATAGATAGCTGTTCAGAATGTAACAcaaaattatcagaaaaatttaaagaaacttTTAATGAAGTATCTAGTTTTACAGCACACCATTTACAGAACATGAAAAATATGGCTT ATTTAGATGTAAGTAAGATGTGCCTCGAAAAACAAGAAGACGTTTTATATTCTCTAAACTTACAACATGTACAAACTTTACAAACTGCTTTTGATTCTTCTATAAGTTTGGAACATTGGGAAGAAGCTGAGTACTATGCTAAGAAACTAATTACTGGTTACTT agTGTACTATGGAGAGATTCATCCATTGACTGGATTATTATACCTTATGATAGGAAAGATTCAGTTATATTTAGAAAAGCCAAAACAAGCTTTTGAAGCATTAAAGAAAGCAAATGGAATATTGGCTATTACACATGGAGAACAGCATACGTTAAttcgggaaaatttgaaaccTCTTCTTTATCAGGCTACTATAGAAGGACttaaataa
- the LOC114877584 gene encoding surfeit locus protein 4 homolog isoform X2 yields the protein MYSCQRHRDTVIRNGKHILPTLARLCLIATFLEDGLRMWFQWSEQKEFMNNTWNCGTFLATMFVLINLIGQLGGCVMVIGRWKVSIACGILFFIVVLQTLAYNILWDVTFLFRNLALIGALLLVLAESRVEGRSLFAGVPSLGDNKPKNLLQLAGRILLAFMFTTLIRFEISFLQIMQDILGSILMVLVTIGYKTKLSALLLVLLLSALNLYHNAWWSIPEYKALRDFLKYDFFQTLSVIGGLLMIVSLGPGGVSMDEHKKEW from the exons ATGTACTCCTGTCAACGTCATCGTGACACG GTAATCCGTAATGGAAAACACATATTGCCAACACTTGCAAGACTTTGCCTTATAGCCACATTTCTAGAAGATGGGTTGAGAATGTGGTTTCAATGGTCAGAACAAAAAGAATTTATGAACAATACCTGGAATTGTGGTACCTTCTTAGCTACAATGTTTGTcttgattaatttaattggaCAACTCGGTGGTTGTGTAATGGTTATCGGAAGATGGAAAGTCAGCATTGCTTGTGGAATCTTATTCTTCATAGTGGTCTTGCAGACATTAGCTTACAACATTTTGTGGGATGTAACATTCCTATTTAGAAACTTAGCATTAATAGGAGCACTTCTTCTGGTTTTGGCCGAATCAAGAGTAGAAGGGAGATCATTATTTGCTGGTGTACCAAGTCTTGGGGATAACAAACCTAAAAATCTGTTGCAACTAGCTGGAAGAATTTTATTGGCATTTATGTTTACCACATTAATTCGTTTTGAAATATCTTTCCTACAAATCATGCAAGATATTCTTGGAAGTATTTTAATGGTATTAGTAACTATTGGATATAAGACTAAACTCAGTGCATTGTTACTTGTCTTACTGTTATCTGCCCTTAATCTTTATCACAACGCGTGGTGGAGCATTCCAGAATATAAAGCACTTCGGGATTTCCttaaatatgatttctttcag ACATTGTCAGTGATTGGTGGCCTTCTAATGATAGTCTCTTTAGGTCCTGGAGGTGTTTCCATGGATGAACATAAAAAAGAATGGTAG
- the LOC114877584 gene encoding surfeit locus protein 4 homolog isoform X1: protein MLISQEVISKAEEIADQVIRNGKHILPTLARLCLIATFLEDGLRMWFQWSEQKEFMNNTWNCGTFLATMFVLINLIGQLGGCVMVIGRWKVSIACGILFFIVVLQTLAYNILWDVTFLFRNLALIGALLLVLAESRVEGRSLFAGVPSLGDNKPKNLLQLAGRILLAFMFTTLIRFEISFLQIMQDILGSILMVLVTIGYKTKLSALLLVLLLSALNLYHNAWWSIPEYKALRDFLKYDFFQTLSVIGGLLMIVSLGPGGVSMDEHKKEW, encoded by the exons aTGCTGATCTCACAGGAGGTGATCTCAAAAGCAGAAGAAATTGCTGATCAG GTAATCCGTAATGGAAAACACATATTGCCAACACTTGCAAGACTTTGCCTTATAGCCACATTTCTAGAAGATGGGTTGAGAATGTGGTTTCAATGGTCAGAACAAAAAGAATTTATGAACAATACCTGGAATTGTGGTACCTTCTTAGCTACAATGTTTGTcttgattaatttaattggaCAACTCGGTGGTTGTGTAATGGTTATCGGAAGATGGAAAGTCAGCATTGCTTGTGGAATCTTATTCTTCATAGTGGTCTTGCAGACATTAGCTTACAACATTTTGTGGGATGTAACATTCCTATTTAGAAACTTAGCATTAATAGGAGCACTTCTTCTGGTTTTGGCCGAATCAAGAGTAGAAGGGAGATCATTATTTGCTGGTGTACCAAGTCTTGGGGATAACAAACCTAAAAATCTGTTGCAACTAGCTGGAAGAATTTTATTGGCATTTATGTTTACCACATTAATTCGTTTTGAAATATCTTTCCTACAAATCATGCAAGATATTCTTGGAAGTATTTTAATGGTATTAGTAACTATTGGATATAAGACTAAACTCAGTGCATTGTTACTTGTCTTACTGTTATCTGCCCTTAATCTTTATCACAACGCGTGGTGGAGCATTCCAGAATATAAAGCACTTCGGGATTTCCttaaatatgatttctttcag ACATTGTCAGTGATTGGTGGCCTTCTAATGATAGTCTCTTTAGGTCCTGGAGGTGTTTCCATGGATGAACATAAAAAAGAATGGTAG